The following are from one region of the Segatella oris genome:
- a CDS encoding type IA DNA topoisomerase yields MKVIIAEKPSVAREIARVVRATNKKNDYIEGGGYAVTWALGHLITAAMPEVYGIKGFHKENLPILPPVFTLIPRQVRSGKGYKADPSAVAQLKVIEKLFKAAEGIIVATDAGREGELIFRFIYEYLGIAKPFDRLWISSLTDKAIKEGLAHLQSGAAYDNLYYAARARSEADWLVGINATQAISIAAGRGTYSLGRVQTPTLCMVCSRFLEHKKFEPQPFWQLSLAVKEGDESFRFSSADRWFDKTEATALYDKLKQAPYATVETIVRKETRQEPPLLYDLTTLQKEANSRFGYSAEQTLSLAQKLYEKAYITYPRTGSRHIPEDVFAEIPALIAFLHDHSVWGVHAHRLTELNAHSVDGTKVTDHHALLITGKKPIDMFGEEVVIYDMIAGRMLEAFSARCVKDVSTVTAICEGVKFILKGEIIKEEGWRAVLKNSRKKDKEQQEAEERESRENGEGIIIPQWEEGKQLPLCACSLAQGTTKPKPLHTESSLLAAMETAGKELEDEELRTQLKDCGIGTPATRAAIIETLFAREYMVRQKKSLVPTEKGLAVYSIVKGMKIGNAEMTGQWEADLAKIERGELKEQEFRKGIENYATQITDELLSSKILFPKKQSDIHCPKCGKGSLVFYPRCAKCSDADCGLTLFRSVAGKSLTDEQLTQLAVNGETGIIKGFTSKTGKSFEASLSLDGEFKTVFIFPERKKPGKSRR; encoded by the coding sequence ATGAAAGTCATCATAGCAGAAAAGCCGAGCGTAGCTCGTGAAATCGCCCGTGTCGTTCGGGCAACCAACAAGAAGAATGATTATATCGAAGGAGGCGGCTATGCCGTCACGTGGGCATTGGGGCACCTGATAACGGCAGCCATGCCCGAAGTTTACGGCATCAAAGGTTTCCATAAAGAGAACCTGCCGATTCTTCCTCCCGTCTTTACCCTTATTCCCCGCCAAGTCAGGAGCGGTAAAGGCTACAAGGCAGACCCGAGTGCCGTTGCCCAGCTCAAAGTCATTGAAAAACTCTTCAAAGCGGCAGAGGGCATCATCGTAGCCACCGATGCCGGAAGGGAGGGTGAGTTGATCTTCAGGTTCATCTATGAGTATCTCGGCATCGCCAAACCATTCGACCGTTTGTGGATCAGTTCGCTTACGGACAAAGCCATCAAAGAGGGGCTTGCCCATCTGCAAAGCGGTGCGGCGTATGACAATCTCTATTATGCCGCCCGGGCACGCAGCGAAGCCGACTGGCTGGTGGGTATCAATGCCACCCAAGCCATATCCATAGCGGCAGGACGAGGTACTTACTCCTTGGGTAGGGTACAGACCCCGACTCTCTGTATGGTCTGCTCCCGTTTCTTGGAACATAAGAAGTTCGAGCCACAGCCATTCTGGCAACTCAGTCTTGCTGTAAAGGAGGGTGATGAGAGCTTCCGTTTTTCTTCTGCCGACCGCTGGTTTGATAAGACGGAAGCCACCGCCCTGTATGATAAACTCAAACAGGCTCCTTATGCCACCGTGGAAACGATTGTGCGCAAGGAGACCAGACAGGAGCCACCGCTTCTGTACGACTTGACCACCCTACAGAAAGAAGCGAACAGTAGATTCGGCTATTCGGCGGAACAGACCCTTTCCTTGGCGCAGAAACTCTACGAGAAGGCGTACATCACCTATCCACGCACGGGCAGCCGTCATATCCCTGAAGATGTGTTTGCCGAAATACCTGCCTTGATAGCCTTTTTGCACGACCATTCCGTTTGGGGTGTCCATGCCCACCGACTGACCGAACTCAATGCGCACTCTGTGGATGGGACGAAAGTGACCGACCACCACGCCCTGCTCATCACGGGCAAGAAACCGATAGACATGTTCGGAGAGGAAGTAGTCATCTACGATATGATAGCCGGACGTATGCTCGAAGCTTTCTCCGCCCGTTGCGTGAAGGATGTCAGTACGGTTACTGCCATTTGTGAAGGCGTGAAGTTCATCCTCAAAGGTGAAATCATCAAGGAAGAGGGTTGGCGTGCCGTCCTCAAAAACAGCAGGAAGAAAGACAAGGAGCAGCAGGAAGCCGAAGAACGGGAAAGCAGGGAAAACGGAGAAGGCATCATCATTCCTCAATGGGAGGAAGGTAAGCAACTTCCGCTCTGCGCCTGTTCGTTGGCACAGGGAACGACCAAGCCCAAGCCTCTGCACACGGAAAGCTCGTTGTTGGCGGCTATGGAGACGGCAGGCAAGGAACTGGAGGATGAGGAACTGCGTACGCAGCTCAAGGATTGCGGTATCGGCACGCCTGCTACCCGTGCCGCCATCATCGAAACCCTCTTTGCCCGTGAATACATGGTGCGCCAAAAGAAGTCGCTCGTCCCCACGGAGAAAGGACTTGCCGTCTATTCCATCGTCAAGGGGATGAAAATCGGCAATGCTGAGATGACCGGACAATGGGAAGCAGACTTGGCGAAAATCGAACGAGGAGAGTTGAAAGAGCAAGAGTTTCGCAAGGGCATCGAAAACTACGCCACACAGATTACCGACGAACTGCTTTCCTCCAAAATTCTCTTTCCCAAGAAACAGAGCGACATCCATTGTCCCAAATGCGGCAAAGGCTCACTGGTCTTCTATCCTCGATGTGCCAAATGCTCTGATGCCGATTGTGGGCTGACGCTTTTCCGCAGCGTGGCAGGCAAGAGCCTCACAGACGAACAACTGACGCAGTTGGCGGTAAACGGAGAGACTGGCATCATCAAGGGCTTTACCTCCAAAACGGGCAAGAGCTTCGAGGCTTCTCTCTCCTTGGACGGAGAGTTCAAGACGGTCTTCATCTTCCCCGAGCGTAAAAAACCGGGCAAATCCCGAAGGTAA
- a CDS encoding DUF1896 family protein, which produces MTAIRFSYYELSLLSFLRESHPEKADDISFIKERAASASEAYAEAFDAGLPIAECIGIANKTLYAGLHFSRHDTISSVLWNEFSAEVPLEAVRETAIRLRPLLESIFAKYPISDEFAYMPEYNSLYTEITGFVQLKLEEDGKL; this is translated from the coding sequence ATGACAGCCATTCGATTTTCCTATTACGAGCTATCCCTGCTCTCTTTTCTTCGGGAAAGCCATCCCGAAAAAGCCGATGATATTTCTTTTATCAAAGAGCGTGCGGCATCTGCTTCTGAAGCCTATGCCGAAGCCTTCGATGCCGGTCTTCCCATAGCCGAATGTATCGGCATTGCCAATAAGACGCTCTATGCGGGTCTGCACTTTTCCCGCCACGATACCATCTCTTCCGTTCTTTGGAATGAGTTCTCTGCCGAAGTGCCGCTTGAAGCGGTCAGGGAGACCGCCATCCGTCTGCGCCCACTCTTAGAAAGCATCTTCGCCAAGTATCCGATTTCGGACGAGTTCGCTTATATGCCCGAATACAACTCCCTCTATACGGAGATTACGGGTTTTGTTCAACTAAAACTCGAAGAAGATGGCAAGTTATAA
- a CDS encoding helicase-related protein: MASYNKKEHLRANIEAIKTVFALHREQRTATEEEMEVLRAYTGFGALKCILSPVNTMEDIARWNKSELELFPLVMELHRIIRDNTASESQYKSYMQSLKNSVMTAFYTPAPVVREIAASLREAGIVPKRILDPSAGLGEFIRSFDGIAAEGHTTFGFEKDILTGQMLSALHPEDKIRIRGFEEIESKLGGYFDVVSSNIPFGDVAVFDPVFSKTDEPARKIARMSLHNYFFVKGVDMLREGGVLAFITSQGVMNAPTNEPVREWLMSHTRLISAVRLPNNLFTENAGTEVGSDLIVLQKQSGKKELTEEEQRFIKSEKRPSGVLFNTYLRSMSQIVHTEWKQDTDPYGKPAILFHHEGGAEGIATDMGKILRADLVKRLDVALYQKHIFIQEQPQVAVSVPPEVKQQEATLTPVASTEEQPHQEVGQPREEQPTEQSRSSVAPQVQLLDLFGNVIPEEKPKRKAAAKLKSVVSPSIFSETSQSNDTALGLKDTGELWWQQDKEKGMQQRLYEGEWHEHLREGSLLASDFQVGMLVRDMEDSRMFQPIDLPSQERQKMLLYIDLRDAYHALYDYEAERKVANESLRENLNELYDRFVRLYGHLNDRKNHEQILMDAGGREILFLERKVDKETLKADIFRQPVSFSLHEVTEVGNAQEALSASLNKFGAVDTEYMLSLLPESSEEEMLSELYGRIYYNPLEGGYEIAEKFISGNVVAASERIGQYLLEHPEDTRAQASLQALKDAIPEPIPFVDLDFNFGERWIPVNLYSDYASHLFDTEVMIRYNSSADEYSVEARMHNANIWDRFCVRGQHRRYDGIALMKHALLNTTPDITKKIMVGDKEVKVRDTEAIQMANAKIDEIRNGFTDWLNEQSDEFKQRLEKLYNDTFNCFVRPQYDGSHQTFPDLNLKGLGIESLYDSQKDAVWMLKLNGGGICDHQVGAGKTLIMCTAAYEMKRLGLANKPMILALKANVQEIAQTFQTAYPNAKLLYPGKNDFTPDKRQRIFHDIKNNNWDCIVLTHDQFGMIPQSDEIQQKILQDELDSVEENLDVLRQQGRSISRAMEKGLVKRQMNLQAKLDEIKFKIENRKDDVVDFKTMGIDHLFVDESHTFKNLMFNTRHDRVAGLGNSEGSQRALNMLFAIRTIQERTGKDLGATFLSGTTISNSLTELYLLFKYLRPQALEAQNIKTFDAWAAIFAKKSVDYEFSVTNEIVQKERFRYFIKVPELAAFYAQITDYRTAKDIGIDRPEKNEIMHNIPPTPEQEEFIAKLVEFAKTGNAELLGRPKLSEREEKAKMLIATDMARKMSLDLRLIDPNKYGDHVDNKASHCAAKIAEYYHKFEEQKGTQFVFSDLGTYKPGEWNPYSEIKRKLVEDHGIPAQEIRFIQEAKTDKARKTLIAGMNEGTIRVLFGSTSMLGTGVNAQKRAVAIHHLDCPWRPSDLEQRDGRAVRKGNEVAKFHADNNVDVIIYAVEKSLDSYKFNLLYNKQLFIEQLKNNRMGSRTIDEGSMDEKSGMNFSEYVAILSGNTDLLEKAKLEKKIAGLDSERQAFIRSKSSSRGRLDEVMRTVDGNKELIARFQSDWDLYQSRVQKDKDGNILNPITLKGVEGSDPKRIAAKLAEINEKACTRGEYFNIGTLYGFNLVVKTESSSKDLFDLSQNKFFVMGESGMKYSYNNGRIAADPQLASMNFLNALEKIPGLIEKFKADTEKIAKDIPVLQEVVNGSWKKEEQLKDLKTELAALDRKIQLSLKPIEQGESEQEGTEVMQDGEGKTEEMERSHPIEPTVTASSVGTSAVQTDRPLESNGQSISATQPAMDGLPPSLAEKVFIVRPKI, encoded by the coding sequence ATGGCAAGTTATAACAAGAAGGAGCATCTAAGGGCGAACATAGAAGCCATCAAGACGGTCTTTGCCCTGCATCGGGAACAACGCACGGCAACGGAGGAGGAAATGGAGGTGTTGCGGGCTTATACGGGCTTCGGGGCTTTGAAGTGTATCCTCTCTCCCGTCAACACGATGGAGGACATCGCCCGATGGAACAAGTCGGAGCTGGAGCTATTCCCCTTGGTGATGGAGCTGCATCGCATCATTCGGGACAACACCGCTTCCGAGTCGCAGTACAAGAGTTATATGCAGAGCCTGAAAAATTCCGTGATGACCGCTTTCTATACTCCTGCGCCCGTAGTGCGGGAGATTGCCGCTTCCTTACGGGAGGCAGGCATCGTCCCCAAGCGTATCCTCGACCCCTCGGCGGGACTGGGCGAGTTCATCCGCTCTTTTGACGGCATTGCAGCCGAAGGGCATACGACTTTCGGTTTCGAGAAAGACATCCTTACGGGACAGATGCTCTCCGCCCTGCATCCCGAAGACAAGATACGCATCCGAGGCTTCGAGGAAATCGAATCCAAGCTCGGAGGTTATTTCGATGTGGTCAGCAGCAACATTCCTTTCGGAGATGTGGCCGTCTTCGACCCTGTTTTCAGCAAGACAGACGAACCTGCCCGAAAGATCGCCCGCATGTCCCTGCACAATTACTTTTTCGTCAAGGGGGTGGATATGCTCCGCGAAGGCGGTGTGTTGGCATTCATTACCTCGCAAGGAGTCATGAATGCCCCGACAAACGAGCCGGTACGGGAGTGGCTGATGAGCCATACCCGCCTTATTTCGGCAGTCCGCCTGCCGAACAATCTCTTTACAGAAAATGCGGGAACAGAAGTGGGCAGTGACCTTATCGTCCTGCAAAAGCAGAGTGGGAAAAAGGAACTGACCGAAGAAGAACAGCGTTTCATCAAGAGTGAGAAACGCCCCAGTGGAGTGCTGTTCAATACCTATCTGCGAAGCATGTCGCAAATCGTGCATACCGAATGGAAGCAGGATACCGATCCTTACGGCAAGCCCGCCATCCTGTTCCATCACGAGGGCGGAGCGGAAGGCATCGCCACCGATATGGGCAAAATCCTGCGAGCTGATTTAGTCAAACGCTTGGACGTGGCGTTGTACCAGAAACACATCTTCATTCAGGAGCAACCCCAAGTTGCCGTTTCCGTTCCTCCCGAAGTCAAGCAGCAAGAAGCAACGCTTACGCCTGTCGCTTCGACAGAGGAGCAACCACACCAAGAGGTGGGGCAACCGAGAGAGGAACAGCCGACGGAGCAATCCCGAAGCAGTGTCGCTCCGCAGGTACAACTGCTCGACCTTTTCGGCAATGTTATCCCGGAGGAAAAGCCCAAACGTAAAGCTGCCGCAAAACTGAAATCTGTCGTATCACCCTCCATCTTTTCCGAGACTTCACAAAGCAATGATACGGCACTGGGGCTGAAAGACACGGGAGAGCTGTGGTGGCAGCAGGACAAGGAGAAAGGGATGCAGCAGCGCCTCTATGAGGGGGAATGGCACGAACACCTCAGAGAGGGGTCTTTGCTGGCTTCGGACTTTCAAGTCGGAATGCTTGTCCGTGATATGGAGGACAGCCGAATGTTCCAGCCCATAGACCTCCCGTCCCAAGAACGACAGAAAATGCTGCTCTACATAGACCTGCGTGACGCCTACCACGCACTCTATGACTATGAAGCGGAACGCAAGGTGGCGAATGAATCCTTGCGAGAGAACCTCAATGAACTGTACGACCGTTTCGTGCGACTGTACGGGCATCTGAACGACCGCAAGAACCACGAGCAGATCCTGATGGATGCCGGTGGTAGGGAGATCCTTTTCTTGGAACGGAAGGTGGATAAAGAAACGCTCAAAGCCGATATTTTCCGTCAGCCCGTTTCTTTCAGCCTGCACGAAGTGACAGAGGTGGGCAATGCCCAAGAGGCGCTCTCGGCTTCACTCAATAAATTCGGAGCGGTGGACACCGAGTATATGCTGTCATTGCTTCCCGAAAGTTCCGAAGAGGAAATGCTCTCCGAGCTGTACGGCAGGATTTACTACAATCCCTTGGAGGGAGGGTATGAAATTGCCGAAAAGTTCATATCGGGCAATGTGGTTGCTGCATCGGAGCGTATCGGACAATATCTATTGGAGCATCCGGAGGACACAAGGGCGCAAGCCTCCTTGCAGGCACTGAAAGATGCCATCCCCGAACCAATTCCCTTCGTGGACTTGGATTTCAACTTCGGGGAGCGATGGATTCCCGTAAATCTCTACTCCGATTATGCCTCGCACCTTTTCGACACGGAGGTGATGATACGCTACAATTCAAGTGCGGACGAATACTCCGTGGAGGCACGGATGCACAATGCCAATATCTGGGACAGGTTCTGTGTGCGGGGACAGCATCGTCGATACGATGGCATTGCCCTGATGAAACACGCCCTGCTGAATACGACGCCCGACATCACCAAGAAAATCATGGTCGGCGACAAGGAGGTCAAGGTACGGGACACGGAAGCCATACAGATGGCAAACGCTAAAATCGATGAGATACGAAACGGCTTCACCGATTGGCTGAACGAGCAGAGCGATGAGTTCAAGCAGCGGTTGGAGAAACTCTACAATGACACTTTCAATTGTTTTGTGCGTCCCCAGTATGATGGTTCCCATCAGACATTCCCCGACCTTAATCTGAAAGGCTTGGGTATCGAAAGCCTGTACGATAGTCAGAAGGATGCCGTGTGGATGTTGAAGCTTAACGGAGGAGGTATCTGTGACCATCAAGTAGGGGCAGGGAAAACGCTCATCATGTGTACCGCTGCTTATGAGATGAAACGGCTCGGCTTGGCAAACAAGCCGATGATACTCGCTCTCAAAGCCAACGTGCAGGAGATAGCACAGACTTTCCAAACGGCTTACCCGAATGCCAAGCTGCTCTATCCGGGAAAGAACGATTTCACGCCCGATAAGCGGCAGCGGATTTTCCACGACATCAAGAACAACAACTGGGACTGCATTGTCCTCACGCACGACCAGTTCGGCATGATACCGCAGTCGGACGAGATACAGCAGAAAATCCTTCAGGATGAGTTGGACAGTGTAGAGGAAAACTTGGATGTCCTGCGTCAGCAGGGACGCAGCATCTCCCGTGCAATGGAGAAAGGGCTTGTCAAGCGGCAGATGAACTTGCAGGCGAAGCTGGATGAAATCAAGTTCAAGATAGAGAACCGAAAGGACGACGTGGTAGATTTCAAGACCATGGGTATAGACCATCTGTTCGTGGACGAGTCGCATACGTTCAAGAATCTGATGTTCAACACCCGCCACGACCGTGTGGCAGGGCTTGGCAACAGTGAGGGGAGCCAAAGAGCCTTGAATATGCTCTTTGCCATCCGCACAATACAGGAGCGGACGGGAAAAGACTTGGGAGCCACTTTCCTTTCGGGAACAACCATCAGTAACTCACTCACGGAGTTGTACCTGCTGTTCAAGTACCTGCGTCCCCAAGCCCTTGAAGCACAGAACATCAAGACCTTTGACGCGTGGGCAGCCATTTTTGCCAAGAAGTCGGTGGACTATGAGTTCTCCGTCACCAATGAAATCGTGCAGAAGGAGCGTTTCCGCTATTTCATCAAAGTGCCGGAGTTAGCGGCGTTCTACGCTCAAATCACCGATTATCGGACGGCAAAGGACATCGGCATAGACCGCCCCGAAAAGAATGAGATTATGCACAACATACCGCCCACTCCCGAACAGGAGGAGTTCATCGCCAAACTGGTGGAATTTGCCAAGACGGGCAACGCGGAACTGCTGGGACGTCCCAAACTCTCCGAACGGGAGGAAAAAGCCAAGATGCTCATTGCCACAGATATGGCGAGGAAGATGAGCTTGGACCTGAGGCTCATTGACCCGAACAAGTACGGAGATCATGTGGACAACAAAGCCTCCCACTGTGCCGCCAAGATTGCGGAATACTATCACAAGTTTGAGGAGCAGAAAGGAACGCAATTTGTATTCAGTGATCTCGGTACGTATAAGCCAGGCGAATGGAATCCCTATTCCGAAATCAAGCGCAAGTTGGTGGAAGACCACGGCATACCCGCTCAGGAGATACGCTTCATTCAGGAAGCCAAGACCGACAAGGCACGAAAGACGCTCATTGCAGGCATGAACGAGGGAACAATACGCGTGTTGTTCGGTTCCACCTCCATGCTCGGCACAGGTGTGAACGCCCAGAAACGTGCCGTAGCCATTCATCATCTTGACTGTCCCTGGCGTCCTTCCGACTTGGAACAGAGGGATGGCAGAGCCGTGCGTAAAGGAAACGAAGTCGCCAAGTTTCATGCGGACAACAATGTGGATGTCATCATTTATGCGGTGGAAAAATCGCTTGACAGCTACAAGTTCAACCTGTTATATAACAAGCAACTCTTCATCGAACAGCTTAAAAACAACCGTATGGGCAGCCGTACCATCGACGAGGGAAGTATGGACGAGAAATCGGGAATGAATTTTTCCGAGTATGTCGCCATCCTCTCCGGGAATACCGACCTGCTGGAAAAGGCAAAGTTGGAAAAGAAGATTGCCGGTTTGGACAGCGAACGGCAGGCGTTCATTCGCAGTAAGTCATCCTCCCGAGGCCGATTGGACGAAGTTATGAGAACGGTGGACGGAAACAAGGAATTGATTGCCCGTTTCCAAAGTGACTGGGACTTGTACCAAAGCCGTGTGCAGAAGGATAAGGATGGCAATATTCTCAATCCGATAACGCTCAAAGGGGTGGAAGGAAGCGACCCGAAACGCATTGCCGCCAAGCTCGCGGAAATCAACGAGAAAGCCTGCACACGGGGAGAGTATTTCAATATCGGAACACTCTACGGATTTAATCTCGTGGTCAAGACGGAGTCCTCCTCCAAAGACCTTTTCGACCTTTCACAGAACAAGTTCTTCGTGATGGGAGAAAGTGGGATGAAGTACAGCTACAACAACGGCAGGATTGCGGCAGACCCGCAACTCGCCAGTATGAACTTCCTGAACGCCTTGGAAAAGATACCCGGCTTGATTGAGAAGTTTAAGGCTGACACGGAAAAGATAGCCAAGGATATTCCTGTTTTGCAGGAGGTCGTGAACGGCTCTTGGAAGAAGGAAGAGCAGCTCA